CCAAAGAGCAGGAACCCATGGTCCACTCGTGCTGGCTTTGGTTGGAGTGTGTCCTCCCTGGCTTgtcctgcctcccttcctggcCCTTGGGCACTTCCTCCTGTGAGCTGCCCATCCTCACAAGGCCTGACATTTCCTCCGCTTCCGGGCTAGAGGCTAGCAGAGAGGGGGGCTGCCGGACCCCGTGGGCCGGCTGGGGAGGCCAGGACACTGCGGGCAGCCAGGTCCCTGGAGGGCATTGCAGGCTTGCTAGCACCTTGTCTCCACCACTGCAGATATTCCTCCTGCCCGCTGGGGTACCCCACTCTCCGCAGAGGTTTGCCAACACCATGGGACTGGTCATCGAACGGAGGCGGCTGAAAACGGAGCTAGATGGGCTCAGGTAAATGGGCCTTGTCCGGACATCCGGGGCAGAGACAGGGGGCAAGCAGCTGCAAGTGTGGACTTTACAGATAAGAAGACTGGGCACAGGGAAGTTGAGTTTGCTAGAAGGCAGCCGAGCTGGCATTGTAGAGAAATAGGAAATTAGGGTCAGGATGGTCTAGATAGGAGTGTGAGTCAGCACCGAGGAGGGGACAAACACCGGTGCCACGTGGGGGGCGGCGACTCTTTCCAGAGCTGAGTTCCCAGTGGGCTGCAATCTGTCACCCACTTATTATCTGATGCAGCCTGTGACTCCGAGGGACACAGATTTTTCCAAAAGCGAaactattttttgtattttttaataaaattaaaatttctcaaCAAGTTCCTGAGATCAGGATACTTTGCCCCCATCTCCTGTTACAATGGATTATTTTTTAACACTTCCCCTTTTTGTAATCAGCAAAGTCATACACGTTCAGTCTTGAAGtcaggaaaagtaaaagaaagcaaataaagttAAAACTATGTCAGGAAGAGGGAAAATGTTATGGAATGTGAATGACAtctcaataaaatgaaatgaacaataatgaagagaaaaccaaaaaaaccctgtcATCTTACCAGTTAAACCTAACAAAGCTTGTTAACCTTCCATCTTGCCTCTTTTCTGTGCGTATCTACACCTTACAGCATTGAAGTCTTAGCAAACATGGggttgaattttgattttttttacttaaaaaactcCTGAGCATTCCTTATACTATTCAATGcttttcaaaaacacaatgaTAATACTAACCTACTGTTGTAGAAACAGATGTCTGGCCTTCAATTCCAAAAGAAATCTTTCATATGGGGCTTTATGAAAGGAGTTTTTAGTGACAGTGGACAGTGTCCTCAATaacactttttttaattttatttttttatatattaatttatttattttagagagcgagagttTGCACATGCGCATGTGggggaagaggtagagggagaagaagagagacagacTCCGTGCCTAGCACGGAGTcaaatgcagggctcgatctcatgaccctgagatcatgacctgagccaaaatcaagagtcagttgatTCAGCTGggtggctgagccacccaggcaccccgtcctCAATAACATTTTTACAGCAAATTTATAACAGATTTCATCTGGCTgcttttgacctttttttttttaagactctatttttaaataatctctacacccaatatggggctcaaactcacaaccccaagatcaagagtttcaggctctactgactgagccagccaggcacccctggctgcTTTTGACCTTTAATAAAAGCCAGGGacttggtgcctgggtggctcagttggttaagcatctgccttcagctcaggtcatgaccccggagttctgggatcaagccccacattgggctccctcctaagtggggagtctgcttctccctctgcttctccctctccctctgctcctccccctctcactctctttcaaatggaaaaataaaatcttaaaaaaaaaaaagccagggacTCAACTTTAAAAATGCCACTCTGAAGGCAAGCTTTCTGGTGTCCAGCTCCGTCCCAGGATAGAACTTAGGATGAGCTGGGTGTCTATAAACCATGTCCCATAAGCAggaccacttctttttttttttttttttaagattttatttatttatttgcgagagagagaatgagagacagagagcacgagagggaggagggtcagagggagaagcagactccccactgagcagggagcctgatgcgggactcgatcccgggactccaggatcatgacctgagccgaaggcagtcgcttaaccgactgagccacccaggcgccccgaggaccACTCCTCTTTTTCGGGAGAAGCTGAAAAGGACAAAGTGGGCCTGGCCCTGGGAGCTGGGCCTGAGGCTTAGACATTCAGTCAACAAAGTGCTGCACACACCAGGGACCTGAGGCCTGGCGGAGGAGCTCACTGAGCCGGGCTGGGGCTTGGGTGGGCTTCCGAGAGTCTCGCAGAGGCTATGTGTACACGCAGGTGGACTTTCCTCCGGAGAAGAGGCCCAGCCCTTTGCTCCAATTCTCAAAGGCATCCGTGACCCCTAAAGGAGCAGGACACCTCATCTGGGGGGTATCTTCTGCACGTTGGTTCCATAAGGTTCCTGGCACAGGCCCTGTATTCAGGCTCAGCTTCAGCTTCCTCTCTGGGAAAATGAAGACACTTGTTATTGATTTTTTGTCTGTGTTTCTAAGACTGTCGCGAGTCTGTCCTGCACCCACCACTCACAGGCTGTGTAATCTCTGCCACGTTACCCAGCTTCTCCGAGCCTCAGAGTTCTATCCACTTTGTAAATGGTTGTTTGGGGAACCAGGAATGCAAATGGGGTCGATAATAGCCCCCCGACTTTGGGGCACATAGTGCTTCTGGGAGAGCCAGGGTTGGGTGAGTGAGCGTTGGACACTAGGTTGTGCTAACGGGGTGAAGCGGCGGCCAGCTCTGCGGGGCTAGCCAGGGTCCAGACTTCCACAAGCAGAGCCGCCCCGAGGCTACCCAGGTGGGGAGCTGGGTTACCTGTCCTTTGCTCTGGCAGGTACTACATGGGGGACACCACGGACATCCTGTTCGAGAAGTGGTTCTACTGCAAGGACCTTGGCACGCAGTTGGCCCCCATCATCCAGGAGTGAGCCCCAGCCCAGTCCCTGCCCCTTGCTCTCTGAGGCCCCCTGCTCTGGCTGGGGAGGGCAGATCCACCCAGCAGTGCCCACCACACTAGGGCCAGCGTGCCTGGGATGTGGGGGGAAAGTCTGCCCCTCCCAGGGTGGGAGGGCCTGGgctagaagggaggggagggtggccCTCCATCGAGTTGTGTAGGGCCCCATGAGAGTGTGGGCTCCTGCACCTGAGAgcgtatgagtgtgtgtgtaccgTGTGTCTCCCTGGCCACTCATTCGGGAATGCTGGCCACTCGTcctcctccccatttctccctgcaGGTTCTTCAGCTCTGAGCAGTACAAAACAGGAAAGCCCATCCCTGGTGAGCCCCCCGCGGAACcgcctttctccctccctctctgctttcccaGAATAGAATGGGTCTTGGTCCAGAGTACCAGTCTCCTTTTGAGTTCTCTGCCCAGTACTCAAGGTACGAGACAATGGCACCAAATAGTGTCCCCCACGTGGCTGCTTGGTGCTCGAGCTGGATCCAGAGCCCATCCTGGTGATTCAGAGCTGGGAGCCCTGGGCCTGCTGGGGCTCTGGGCGGGCTGGGCCGGAGGCCACTGACATAGCTGTGCTGTGGGCGCAGACCAGCTGCTCCAGGAACCGCCATTCCCCCTGAGCACACGATCTGTCATGGAGCCCATGTCCCTGGAGGCCTGGCTGGATGGCCACCGCAGACAGCTGCAGGCAGGCACACCCCTCAGCCTGTTTGGGGACACCTATGAGACACAGGTAACGAGGCCCTGGGCCACCCAGGGCATCTAcccagcagccctaggaaatgggAACTAATCACCCACAcatgcgcgcgcacgcacacacacacacacacacacacacacacacacagaggttgTGACACAAACAGAGGTCTTCCTGTTTCCTGCCTGACTCAGAGAGTGACGGCTTTGCTAGGAGTGGAGGCTACGTGGTCTCAAGCCGTCTTTCTTTGCCTTCAGAGTGGGGGGTTGCCCCATACACTGACCGATTCCTGGGGGTCTAGAGTTATCCTTCTACTAGGAATTCCTGAACTTTTGGCCAGTCTCAGCCTGGGGAGCCGGAAGGAAGAGAGGTGCCTGGGGGTGAGGGTTGGGTGGAGAGGTGCACAGAGAGAGACCCACCCAAACAAAGTTGgccttctttcattcagcatttgttgaatgcctaTTATGTTTCAGGCTTTGGTAGGAGAAAAAGAGTCACTGCCTCAAAGAGTGTATGGTGTGATAAACAGACAAGTTAATCAACAATTACCACAATCAGGTGGTATGTTATTTGGTAGAGAAGCTTCAGGAAGCCGTAGGACAATGAAGGAGGAACCCAGGCTGGGAGGgaagtcagggaagacttcttggaggaggtgacgtGTAAGctgcattttaaagcaaatataggagtttg
Above is a window of Halichoerus grypus chromosome 10, mHalGry1.hap1.1, whole genome shotgun sequence DNA encoding:
- the HAAO gene encoding 3-hydroxyanthranilate 3,4-dioxygenase isoform X1; the protein is MARPVKVKTWLEENRASFLPPVCNKLLHQKQLKVMFVGGPNVRKDYHIEEGEEVFYQLEGDMVLQVLERGKHRAVTIRQGEIFLLPAGVPHSPQRFANTMGLVIERRRLKTELDGLRYYMGDTTDILFEKWFYCKDLGTQLAPIIQEFFSSEQYKTGKPIPGEPPAEPPFSLPLCFPRIEWVLVQSTSLLLSSLPSTQDQLLQEPPFPLSTRSVMEPMSLEAWLDGHRRQLQAGTPLSLFGDTYETQVIVHGQGSSEGPRQDVDVWLWQLEGSSVVTMGEQHLSLAPDDSLLVPAGNAYTWERGQGSVALAVTQDPARKKPLG